The following proteins are encoded in a genomic region of Pseudodesulfovibrio mercurii:
- a CDS encoding LysR family transcriptional regulator — translation MNITLRHIEQIDALAKHGNFRLAAEKLCISQPALSRSILTLEDKLGVRLFDRLRGKLLPTRYGALILQRGERLLNDIDLLHRDIALLKGGEKGEINVGCGPFPAELLAGDAIGRFNKLFPKMTVKLTVDYAPRLTELLRKRVLDFFVGESQEVKDVPEFEIVGLPPEELFYCVRKGHPLAALENPTPEDFNAYPLAAMWTPERILNLFSKLLGREIRSLEDFGTGLIQCDSATTLLRMVASSDAFTMTTRQVLNKLSSKDELYLSPKPRLDLWTDYSIVRLSGCSVFDALQTLQDVFLDVAEELKERD, via the coding sequence ATGAACATCACTCTCAGACACATCGAACAAATCGACGCCCTGGCCAAGCACGGCAATTTCCGTCTGGCCGCCGAAAAGCTCTGCATCTCCCAACCGGCCCTGTCCCGCTCCATCCTCACCCTGGAGGACAAGCTCGGAGTCCGGCTGTTCGACCGCTTGCGGGGCAAGCTGCTGCCGACCCGCTATGGCGCCCTGATCCTCCAGCGTGGAGAAAGGCTGCTCAACGACATCGACCTGCTGCACCGCGACATCGCCCTGCTCAAGGGAGGCGAGAAAGGCGAGATCAACGTGGGCTGCGGACCGTTTCCGGCCGAACTCCTGGCGGGCGATGCCATCGGCCGGTTCAACAAATTGTTTCCGAAGATGACGGTCAAGCTGACCGTGGACTATGCGCCGAGGCTGACCGAGTTGTTGCGCAAACGCGTGCTCGATTTCTTCGTGGGCGAATCCCAGGAGGTGAAGGACGTGCCCGAATTCGAGATCGTCGGTCTGCCTCCGGAGGAGCTGTTCTACTGCGTCCGCAAGGGCCATCCGCTGGCCGCCCTGGAGAACCCGACCCCCGAGGACTTCAACGCCTATCCCCTGGCGGCCATGTGGACGCCGGAACGCATCCTGAACCTGTTTAGCAAACTCCTCGGGCGCGAGATCCGGTCATTGGAGGACTTCGGCACGGGTCTGATCCAGTGCGACAGCGCCACCACCCTGCTGCGGATGGTGGCCAGCAGCGACGCCTTCACCATGACCACCCGTCAGGTACTCAACAAATTGTCGTCAAAGGACGAACTGTACCTGTCCCCCAAGCCGAGACTGGACCTGTGGACAGACTACTCCATCGTCCGCCTGAGCGGCTGCTCCGTCTTCGACGCGCTGCAAACGTTGCAGGACGTATTCCTGGACGTGGCCGAGGAACTGAAGGAACGGGACTGA
- a CDS encoding arylsulfatase, with product MKRRILYVPAIAAALILCLAVIASAASRPNIVLIVSDDTGFGDLGVYGGGEGRGMPTPNFDKLADEGMTFFSFYAQPSCTPGRAAMQTGRIPNRSGMTTVAFQGQGGGLPAAEWTLASVLKQAGYATYFTGKWHLGEDDYALPNAQGYDDMKYCFLYHLNAYTYGDPKWFPDMDPKLREMFQKVTKGSLSGKAGEKAKQDWTVNGEYVNTPEKGVVGIPFLDSYVEKAALEFLEQGAKDAKEGKPFFINVNFMKVHQPNMPAPEFEHKSMSKSKYADSIVELDTRVGRIMDKLRKLGLDKNTLVFWTTDNGAWQDVYPDAGYTPFRGTKGTVREGGNRVPAIAWMPGKIKAGVRNSDIVGGLDFMATFASVAGVKLPAKDRAGEPIIFDSYDMSPVLFGKGKCARTSWFYFTEDELTPGAARVGNYKAVFNLRGDNGQATGGLAVDSNLGWKGQSKYVATIPQIFDLWADPQERYDIFMNNYTERTWTVVTINAAIQELMKTYVQYPPRKLQSETYTGPITLTKYQHFKYIRDSLAKDGISLTLPSGN from the coding sequence ATGAAACGACGGATTTTGTATGTCCCGGCCATTGCGGCCGCATTGATCCTGTGCCTGGCCGTCATCGCCTCGGCGGCGAGCAGGCCGAACATCGTCCTGATCGTGTCCGACGACACCGGTTTCGGCGATCTCGGCGTGTACGGCGGCGGCGAGGGGCGCGGCATGCCCACGCCCAACTTCGACAAACTGGCGGACGAGGGCATGACCTTCTTCTCGTTCTACGCCCAGCCCAGCTGCACGCCGGGCCGGGCCGCCATGCAGACCGGGCGCATCCCCAACCGCAGCGGCATGACCACCGTGGCCTTCCAGGGCCAGGGCGGCGGCCTGCCCGCGGCCGAGTGGACGCTGGCCTCGGTCCTCAAACAGGCCGGCTACGCCACCTACTTCACCGGCAAGTGGCACCTGGGCGAGGACGACTACGCCCTGCCCAACGCCCAGGGCTACGACGACATGAAGTACTGCTTCCTCTACCACCTCAACGCCTACACCTACGGCGATCCCAAGTGGTTCCCGGACATGGATCCCAAGCTGCGGGAAATGTTCCAGAAGGTGACCAAGGGCTCCCTGTCCGGCAAGGCCGGGGAAAAGGCCAAGCAGGACTGGACGGTCAACGGCGAATACGTGAACACCCCGGAAAAGGGCGTGGTCGGCATTCCCTTCCTGGACAGCTACGTGGAAAAGGCGGCCCTGGAGTTCCTGGAGCAGGGCGCCAAGGACGCCAAGGAGGGCAAGCCCTTCTTCATCAACGTGAACTTCATGAAGGTTCACCAGCCGAACATGCCGGCCCCGGAGTTCGAGCACAAGTCGATGTCCAAGTCCAAGTATGCGGACTCCATCGTCGAGCTCGACACCCGTGTCGGCCGCATCATGGACAAGCTGCGCAAGCTCGGCCTGGACAAGAACACCCTGGTCTTCTGGACCACGGACAACGGCGCCTGGCAGGACGTGTACCCCGATGCGGGCTACACCCCGTTCCGCGGCACCAAGGGCACCGTGCGTGAAGGCGGCAACCGCGTTCCCGCCATCGCCTGGATGCCCGGCAAGATCAAGGCCGGCGTGCGCAACAGCGACATCGTCGGCGGCCTGGACTTCATGGCCACCTTCGCCTCCGTCGCGGGCGTGAAGCTGCCCGCCAAGGACCGTGCCGGAGAGCCGATCATCTTCGACAGCTATGACATGTCCCCGGTCCTGTTCGGCAAGGGCAAGTGCGCCCGCACCAGCTGGTTCTACTTCACCGAGGACGAGCTGACCCCCGGCGCGGCCCGCGTCGGCAACTACAAGGCCGTGTTCAACCTGCGCGGCGACAACGGCCAGGCCACCGGCGGACTGGCCGTGGACTCCAACCTCGGTTGGAAGGGCCAGAGCAAGTATGTCGCTACCATCCCGCAGATCTTCGACCTCTGGGCGGATCCGCAGGAACGCTACGACATCTTCATGAACAACTACACCGAACGGACCTGGACCGTGGTGACCATCAACGCGGCGATCCAGGAACTGATGAAGACCTACGTGCAGTATCCTCCGCGCAAGCTGCAGAGCGAGACCTACACCGGTCCCATTACGCTGACCAAGTATCAGCACTTCAAGTACATTCGCGACTCCCTTGCGAAGGACGGCATCAGCCTGACCCTGCCCTCGGGCAACTAG
- a CDS encoding HAD family hydrolase: MRLRRYASSLLILIFVIAFGLPALAADPLPSWNDGPAKRAVMDFVTRTTLEGGPDFIPVPERIATFDNDGTLWAEKPLYAQLFFALDRVRQLAPDHPEWKTQEPFASLLKGDMKGVEKGGMKALLEVVMATHAGMTTDEFEALVREWIATARHPQTKMLFTGMVYQPMLELLDYMRANGFKTFIVSGGGIEFMRPWTEKVYGVPPEQVVGSSIKTKFELRDGKPAILREAQLDFIDDKEGKPVGINLHIGRRPVAAFGNSDGDLQMLQYATAGQGARFALLVHHTDGQREFAYDKGAEKALAAAAQAGWTVVDMKKDWKTIYPAAK; this comes from the coding sequence ATGCGCCTGCGTCGATATGCCTCCAGCCTGCTCATCCTGATTTTCGTCATCGCCTTCGGCCTGCCGGCCCTTGCGGCGGACCCGCTGCCTTCCTGGAACGACGGCCCGGCCAAACGGGCGGTCATGGATTTCGTCACCCGGACCACCCTTGAGGGCGGGCCGGATTTCATCCCGGTCCCCGAGCGGATCGCGACCTTCGACAACGACGGCACCCTGTGGGCGGAAAAACCCCTCTACGCCCAGCTGTTCTTCGCCCTGGACCGGGTCCGGCAGCTCGCTCCGGATCATCCGGAATGGAAGACGCAGGAGCCCTTCGCATCGCTGCTCAAAGGTGATATGAAGGGCGTGGAGAAGGGCGGGATGAAGGCCCTGCTCGAAGTGGTCATGGCCACCCACGCGGGCATGACCACTGACGAGTTCGAGGCCCTGGTCCGGGAGTGGATCGCCACGGCCCGGCACCCGCAGACCAAGATGCTCTTCACCGGGATGGTCTATCAGCCCATGCTCGAGCTGCTGGACTACATGCGGGCCAACGGCTTCAAGACCTTCATCGTGTCCGGCGGCGGCATCGAGTTCATGCGCCCCTGGACCGAGAAGGTGTACGGCGTCCCGCCCGAGCAGGTGGTGGGCAGCTCGATCAAGACGAAGTTCGAGTTGCGCGACGGCAAGCCGGCCATCCTCCGTGAGGCCCAGCTGGACTTCATTGACGACAAGGAAGGCAAGCCCGTGGGCATCAACCTGCACATCGGCCGCCGTCCCGTGGCCGCCTTCGGCAACTCCGACGGGGACCTGCAGATGTTGCAGTACGCCACCGCCGGACAGGGTGCGCGCTTTGCCCTGCTGGTCCACCACACGGACGGCCAGCGCGAGTTCGCCTACGACAAGGGGGCCGAGAAGGCCCTGGCCGCGGCCGCCCAGGCGGGCTGGACCGTGGTGGACATGAAAAAGGACTGGAAGACCATTTACCCCGCCGCCAAGTAG